Proteins encoded within one genomic window of Chrysemys picta bellii isolate R12L10 chromosome 6, ASM1138683v2, whole genome shotgun sequence:
- the HMGCS1 gene encoding hydroxymethylglutaryl-CoA synthase, cytoplasmic isoform X2, which yields MPGSLPVNAEACWPKDVGIVALEIYFPSQYVDQTELETFDGVDAGKYTIGLGQSKMGFCSDREDINSLCLTVVQKLMERNSLSYDCIGRLEVGTETIIDKSKSVKTVLMQLFEDSGNTDVEGIDTTNACYGGTAAIFNAVNWVESSSWDGRYALVVAGDIAVYATGNARPTGGAGAVAMLIGPNAPLIFERGLRGTHMQHAYDFYKPDMVSEYPVVDGKLSIQCYLSALDRCYFVYRNKIRAQWQKEGSDRDFTLNDFGFMIFHSPYCKLVQKSVARLLLNDFLSDQNSKTENGIYSGLEAFRDVKLEDTYFDRDVEKAFMKASAELFNQKTKASLLVSNQNGNMYTPSVYGCLASLLAQYSPQQLAGQRIGVFSYGSGFAATLYSIRVTQDATPGSSLDKITASLSDLKTRLDSRKCIAPDVFAENMKIRQETHHLANYIPQCSVDDLFEGTWYLVRVDEKHRRTYARRPVLGDGLLEAGAEVVHPSIVHELIPSPAKKVPRIPATTESEAVAVSVSNGEH from the exons ATGCCTGGGTCTCTTCCTGTGAATGCTGAAGCCTGCTGGCCAAAAGATGTGGGAATTGTTGCCCTGGAGATCTATTTTCCTTCTCAGTATGTTGACCAGACAGAATTGGAAACATTTGATGGTGTGGATGCTGGGAAGTACACCATTGGCTTGGGTCAATCGAAGATGGGATTCTGCTCAGATAGAGAGGATATCAACTCACTCTGCTTGACTGTGGTACAGAAGCTTATGGAGAGGAACAGTCTCTCCTATGATTGCATTGGGAGATTAGAAGTTGGAACAGAGACAATCATTGACAAGTCAAAATCTGTAAAGACTGTCCTGATGCAGCTCTTTGAGGATTCTGGTAATACAGACGTAGAAGGGATTGACACAACAAATGCATGCTATGGAGGCACTGCTGCTATCTTTAATGCTGTTAACTGGGTTGAGTCCAGTTCTTGGGATG GTCGTTATGCACTTGTTGTTGCTGGAGACATAGCTGTGTATGCCACTGGAAATGCCAGGCCAACCGGTGGAGCTGGTGCTGTTGCTATGTTAATTGGTCCAAATGCTCCTTTAATTTTTGAGCGAG gACTGCGTGGGACCCATATGCAGCATGCCTATGACTTTTATAAGCCAGATATGGTGTCTGAATATCCTGTAGTTGATGGTAAACTATCTATTCAGTGCTACCTCAGTGCATTAGATCGCTGCTATTTTGTCTACCGCAACAAAATCCGTGCTCAGTGGCAAAAAG AAGGAAGTGACAGAGACTTTACCTTGAATGACTTTGGCTTCATGATCTTCCATTCTCCATACTGTAAACTTGTACAGAAATCTGTGGCTCGACTGTTGTTGAATGACTTTCTTAGTGACCAGAACTCTAAAACAGAAAATGGTATCTATAGTGGCTTGGAAGCTTTCAG ggaTGTAAAACTGGAGGATACCTATTTTGATAGAGATGTGGAGAAGGCCTTTATGAAAGCTAGTGCTGAACTCTTTAATCAGAAAACCAAAGCTTCTTTACTTGTATCCAATCAAAATGGAAACATGTACACCCCTTCAGTCTATGGCTGCCTTGCTTCTCTTCTAGCACA GTACTCCCCACAGCAGCTAGCAGGACAAAGAATTGGTGTGTTCTCCTATGGCTCTGGTTTTGCTGCTACACTCTACTCCATTAGAGTTACACAGGATGCCACACCTG GTTCTTCTCTGGATAAAATAACTGCTAGCCTATCTGATCTGAAAACAAGACTTGACTCAAGAAAGTGTATTGCACCAGATGTCTTTGCTGAAAACATGAAGATTAGACAGGAAACGCATCACTTGG CCAACTACATTCCACAGTGTTCAGTGGATGATCTCTTTGAGGGAACGTGGTACCTAGTGCGAGTGGATGAAAAACACAGAAGAACTTATGCTCGACGTCCAGTGCTGGGTGATGGGCTTTTGGAAGCAGGAGCTGAGGTTGTCCATCCAAGCATAGTTCATGAG ctTATCCCGAGTCCTGCTAAGAAAGTGCCAAGAATCCCTGCAACCACAGAATCTGAAGCTGTTGCTGTCTCTGTTTCCAATGGAGAGCATTAA
- the HMGCS1 gene encoding hydroxymethylglutaryl-CoA synthase, cytoplasmic isoform X1 → MGFRNVSTTMPGSLPVNAEACWPKDVGIVALEIYFPSQYVDQTELETFDGVDAGKYTIGLGQSKMGFCSDREDINSLCLTVVQKLMERNSLSYDCIGRLEVGTETIIDKSKSVKTVLMQLFEDSGNTDVEGIDTTNACYGGTAAIFNAVNWVESSSWDGRYALVVAGDIAVYATGNARPTGGAGAVAMLIGPNAPLIFERGLRGTHMQHAYDFYKPDMVSEYPVVDGKLSIQCYLSALDRCYFVYRNKIRAQWQKEGSDRDFTLNDFGFMIFHSPYCKLVQKSVARLLLNDFLSDQNSKTENGIYSGLEAFRDVKLEDTYFDRDVEKAFMKASAELFNQKTKASLLVSNQNGNMYTPSVYGCLASLLAQYSPQQLAGQRIGVFSYGSGFAATLYSIRVTQDATPGSSLDKITASLSDLKTRLDSRKCIAPDVFAENMKIRQETHHLANYIPQCSVDDLFEGTWYLVRVDEKHRRTYARRPVLGDGLLEAGAEVVHPSIVHELIPSPAKKVPRIPATTESEAVAVSVSNGEH, encoded by the exons ATGGGATTCCGTAACGT CTCTACAACAATGCCTGGGTCTCTTCCTGTGAATGCTGAAGCCTGCTGGCCAAAAGATGTGGGAATTGTTGCCCTGGAGATCTATTTTCCTTCTCAGTATGTTGACCAGACAGAATTGGAAACATTTGATGGTGTGGATGCTGGGAAGTACACCATTGGCTTGGGTCAATCGAAGATGGGATTCTGCTCAGATAGAGAGGATATCAACTCACTCTGCTTGACTGTGGTACAGAAGCTTATGGAGAGGAACAGTCTCTCCTATGATTGCATTGGGAGATTAGAAGTTGGAACAGAGACAATCATTGACAAGTCAAAATCTGTAAAGACTGTCCTGATGCAGCTCTTTGAGGATTCTGGTAATACAGACGTAGAAGGGATTGACACAACAAATGCATGCTATGGAGGCACTGCTGCTATCTTTAATGCTGTTAACTGGGTTGAGTCCAGTTCTTGGGATG GTCGTTATGCACTTGTTGTTGCTGGAGACATAGCTGTGTATGCCACTGGAAATGCCAGGCCAACCGGTGGAGCTGGTGCTGTTGCTATGTTAATTGGTCCAAATGCTCCTTTAATTTTTGAGCGAG gACTGCGTGGGACCCATATGCAGCATGCCTATGACTTTTATAAGCCAGATATGGTGTCTGAATATCCTGTAGTTGATGGTAAACTATCTATTCAGTGCTACCTCAGTGCATTAGATCGCTGCTATTTTGTCTACCGCAACAAAATCCGTGCTCAGTGGCAAAAAG AAGGAAGTGACAGAGACTTTACCTTGAATGACTTTGGCTTCATGATCTTCCATTCTCCATACTGTAAACTTGTACAGAAATCTGTGGCTCGACTGTTGTTGAATGACTTTCTTAGTGACCAGAACTCTAAAACAGAAAATGGTATCTATAGTGGCTTGGAAGCTTTCAG ggaTGTAAAACTGGAGGATACCTATTTTGATAGAGATGTGGAGAAGGCCTTTATGAAAGCTAGTGCTGAACTCTTTAATCAGAAAACCAAAGCTTCTTTACTTGTATCCAATCAAAATGGAAACATGTACACCCCTTCAGTCTATGGCTGCCTTGCTTCTCTTCTAGCACA GTACTCCCCACAGCAGCTAGCAGGACAAAGAATTGGTGTGTTCTCCTATGGCTCTGGTTTTGCTGCTACACTCTACTCCATTAGAGTTACACAGGATGCCACACCTG GTTCTTCTCTGGATAAAATAACTGCTAGCCTATCTGATCTGAAAACAAGACTTGACTCAAGAAAGTGTATTGCACCAGATGTCTTTGCTGAAAACATGAAGATTAGACAGGAAACGCATCACTTGG CCAACTACATTCCACAGTGTTCAGTGGATGATCTCTTTGAGGGAACGTGGTACCTAGTGCGAGTGGATGAAAAACACAGAAGAACTTATGCTCGACGTCCAGTGCTGGGTGATGGGCTTTTGGAAGCAGGAGCTGAGGTTGTCCATCCAAGCATAGTTCATGAG ctTATCCCGAGTCCTGCTAAGAAAGTGCCAAGAATCCCTGCAACCACAGAATCTGAAGCTGTTGCTGTCTCTGTTTCCAATGGAGAGCATTAA